In Sporosarcina sp. PTS2304, a genomic segment contains:
- a CDS encoding rhodanese-like domain-containing protein: protein MTGWILFALVIVFFIWRMKPAKGVHTISTDELKGLLKDKKIQFIDVRTPGEYKGRKIKDFQNIPLNVLNSKLASLKKDQEVVIICQSGMRSSKAAGQLKKAGFTNVTNVRGGMSAWRD from the coding sequence ATGACTGGTTGGATTTTATTTGCGCTTGTCATTGTATTTTTTATTTGGCGAATGAAGCCAGCTAAAGGTGTACACACAATATCGACAGATGAATTGAAAGGCTTGTTGAAAGACAAGAAGATCCAATTTATTGATGTGCGAACGCCTGGAGAATACAAAGGACGCAAAATTAAAGACTTTCAAAATATTCCTTTAAACGTATTGAATAGCAAATTAGCTAGTTTGAAGAAAGATCAAGAAGTTGTGATCATTTGTCAAAGTGGGATGCGTAGCTCAAAGGCAGCCGGACAGTTGAAGAAGGCTGGTTTCACGAACGTAACAAATGTTCGTGGAGGTATGAGCGCGTGGCGAGATTGA
- a CDS encoding DUF72 domain-containing protein gives MIHVGLTGWGDHPSLYNEQTIANKKLVDYSKHFPIVELDSTFYAIQSKKVMDKWVQETPAAFKFIVKAYQGITGHQRGELPYDSEEEMFSLFKLSMTSFVEAGKLAMVLVQFPPWFDCQKENVDRIRYVHEQLHPLPIAVEFRHQSWYSPAYRQKTLDFLKSLQIIHVVCDEPQVGDGSVPLVPVATGSDVLLRLHGRNDKGWVNTMKDSQAWRKVRYLYDYNEKELEGMAQIVNSLEQQTSHVYVIFNNNSGQHAAKNAKQFASILNIEYGQPLTKQMDLFEEDQ, from the coding sequence ATGATTCATGTAGGTTTAACAGGCTGGGGAGATCACCCAAGCCTCTATAACGAACAAACAATAGCCAATAAAAAACTGGTAGACTATAGCAAACACTTTCCCATCGTCGAGCTAGATTCGACATTTTACGCCATACAATCAAAAAAAGTGATGGATAAGTGGGTGCAAGAAACTCCTGCTGCGTTTAAGTTTATTGTAAAAGCATATCAAGGAATCACGGGACATCAACGGGGAGAACTTCCATATGATTCGGAAGAAGAGATGTTTTCTTTGTTTAAATTGTCAATGACATCTTTTGTAGAGGCTGGTAAATTAGCGATGGTTCTCGTACAATTTCCTCCTTGGTTTGATTGTCAGAAAGAAAATGTCGATCGAATTCGTTATGTACATGAACAATTGCATCCGTTGCCTATTGCGGTCGAGTTTCGCCACCAGTCTTGGTACTCACCTGCATATCGTCAGAAGACATTGGATTTCTTGAAAAGCTTACAGATCATCCATGTCGTTTGTGATGAGCCACAAGTAGGGGATGGCAGTGTGCCGCTCGTTCCTGTGGCGACAGGTTCTGACGTTTTATTGCGTCTGCATGGCCGCAATGACAAAGGATGGGTGAATACGATGAAAGACAGTCAAGCATGGCGGAAAGTTCGTTATTTGTATGATTACAATGAAAAAGAACTAGAAGGCATGGCGCAGATTGTCAACAGTCTTGAGCAACAAACGTCACATGTATATGTCATTTTTAACAATAATTCGGGCCAGCATGCTGCTAAGAACGCCAAGCAATTTGCGAGTATACTCAACATAGAATATGGTCAGCCGCTAACGAAGCAGATGGATTTATTTGAGGAGGATCAGTAA
- a CDS encoding Na+/H+ antiporter NhaC family protein — protein sequence MIGTWVSILPPVIAIVMVLVTRRVLLSLGAGILTAALLIAEFAPIETLKGVFTALTISFWDDGLNTYNIFIMLFLLLLGVITAFVSLSGGSAAFARWAVTRIRTKRGAKLLTMILGIAIFVDDYFNALAVGQIARPITDQHKISRAKLAYFIDSTSAPICVVSPISSWGAFLIGQLALILGTTAAVSYSPLTAFIMMAPMNFYVIATLSMVFFFAWTNHDFFEMKKHEDRANQQGHLYDPQKEIPGELKEEFPEHTYGKVRDLVLPIVTLIFVTLGMMIYTGYVEAGIFDIWAIFENTDVPKSLVIGGITATLLAMFLYVLQMKENETANASWMARAFVSGLKAMMPAILILIFAWGLTELIATLDTGLFLSTMVEQLNIPVAFLPVLIFILAGLMAFSTGTSWGSFGILMPIAGTIMVNAAPELLLPALAAVLAGAVFGDHCSPISDTTILSSTGAGCNHMDHVATQLPYALVAASVAAIGYFVLGLTGSVWIGLVAVVIILIVLFTYWSAKGKRQQSQTV from the coding sequence ATGATTGGAACGTGGGTATCCATCTTGCCTCCTGTGATCGCCATTGTGATGGTATTGGTGACGAGGAGAGTTTTATTGTCTTTGGGTGCAGGAATTTTAACAGCGGCTTTACTGATTGCTGAATTTGCCCCTATAGAAACACTGAAAGGCGTTTTTACAGCGTTAACGATTTCATTTTGGGATGATGGTTTGAATACGTATAATATTTTCATCATGTTATTTTTATTGCTTTTAGGAGTCATTACCGCTTTTGTTAGTTTGTCTGGTGGAAGTGCCGCTTTCGCTCGTTGGGCCGTTACGCGGATCCGGACGAAACGAGGGGCAAAGTTACTGACGATGATTCTCGGGATTGCAATTTTTGTGGATGACTATTTTAACGCGCTCGCTGTCGGACAAATTGCACGACCGATTACTGATCAGCATAAAATTTCACGTGCAAAATTAGCATATTTTATCGATTCCACTTCTGCACCGATTTGTGTAGTTTCACCTATCTCCAGTTGGGGAGCATTCCTGATTGGTCAACTAGCTTTAATTCTTGGAACAACTGCAGCAGTTTCTTATTCACCATTAACTGCATTTATTATGATGGCACCGATGAACTTCTATGTGATTGCTACATTATCGATGGTTTTCTTCTTCGCATGGACGAATCATGACTTTTTTGAAATGAAGAAGCATGAAGATCGAGCGAACCAGCAGGGGCATTTATATGATCCTCAAAAAGAAATTCCTGGTGAGTTAAAGGAAGAATTTCCAGAGCACACGTATGGAAAAGTACGTGATTTAGTGTTGCCGATCGTGACACTAATTTTCGTAACACTCGGAATGATGATTTACACAGGATATGTAGAAGCGGGCATTTTTGATATTTGGGCTATTTTTGAGAATACAGATGTTCCAAAATCATTAGTGATCGGTGGAATAACAGCTACTTTATTGGCAATGTTCTTATATGTGCTTCAAATGAAGGAAAACGAAACAGCAAATGCTTCGTGGATGGCACGTGCATTCGTTAGCGGACTGAAAGCTATGATGCCTGCTATCTTAATTTTAATATTTGCTTGGGGATTAACAGAATTAATTGCAACACTAGATACAGGATTATTCCTTTCTACAATGGTCGAGCAATTGAATATTCCAGTAGCGTTTTTACCGGTACTTATTTTTATACTTGCTGGTTTGATGGCATTCTCTACAGGAACATCTTGGGGATCTTTCGGTATATTAATGCCGATTGCAGGTACAATTATGGTGAATGCAGCACCCGAACTTTTATTGCCAGCATTAGCTGCGGTATTAGCAGGAGCAGTATTCGGTGATCATTGTTCTCCGATTTCCGATACGACGATACTTTCTTCAACGGGAGCAGGCTGTAACCATATGGATCACGTAGCGACACAGTTGCCTTACGCGCTAGTGGCGGCTAGTGTAGCGGCTATCGGTTACTTCGTGTTAGGGTTAACTGGATCTGTATGGATTGGCTTAGTGGCAGTTGTTATTATTTTAATAGTATTGTTTACGTATTGGAGTGCTAAAGGGAAAAGACAGCAAAGCCAAACTGTATAA
- a CDS encoding bifunctional UDP-sugar hydrolase/5'-nucleotidase yields the protein MKETVTTIHIYHTNDVHSHFENWPQIKRFLQQQKRIAKEAGEAVFLLDIGDHIDRSHPFTEGTQGKGNIDLLNDAGYDAATIGNNEGITMSKRELESLYEDATFDVIVCNIKELNGEQPYWAQPYRIRETAEGVRVGLIGATAPYYEFYRKLGWEVLEPRGQIMEIARAIRPEVDVLVCLSHLGINEDRLLAAACPELDIILGGHTHHLLPTGEWSADTLIAASGKFGQHIGHIQVDIDRLTNQVVHMEAEVFSTQTMERTDTDVKEINSYFTAGEKALHVPVFYNPSPLTQRLTDDSPLSSLFGRALLAYTHADCALFNAGIFLGSLEEGWVTKGNLHSLLPHPINPCIVQLDGAELVEVYEQSLDPKWTELEIRGLGFRGTFMGSMIHEHLFRNQAGQLFAGNRLVIPGETYALATLDMFTFGYFFPLLKDAPKDYIMPELIRDVLGWYGKKYFNE from the coding sequence ATGAAAGAAACGGTAACAACCATTCATATTTACCATACAAATGACGTCCATAGTCATTTTGAAAACTGGCCTCAAATCAAGCGCTTTCTTCAGCAACAAAAAAGAATTGCCAAGGAAGCAGGAGAGGCTGTATTTTTGTTGGACATTGGGGATCATATCGATCGTTCCCATCCGTTTACAGAAGGGACTCAAGGAAAAGGCAATATCGATTTACTAAATGATGCTGGATATGATGCGGCGACTATCGGTAATAATGAAGGAATTACGATGTCAAAACGAGAATTGGAGTCACTGTATGAAGATGCAACGTTTGATGTCATTGTATGCAATATTAAAGAATTGAATGGAGAGCAACCATATTGGGCTCAACCTTACCGTATTAGGGAAACGGCAGAGGGGGTAAGAGTCGGGTTGATAGGTGCGACTGCTCCGTATTATGAATTTTATCGTAAACTTGGGTGGGAAGTATTAGAACCACGCGGGCAAATTATGGAGATTGCTCGCGCTATACGGCCGGAAGTAGACGTGCTCGTATGCCTGTCTCATTTAGGGATTAATGAAGATCGTTTGTTAGCTGCCGCCTGTCCTGAATTGGATATTATTTTGGGTGGGCATACCCATCACTTATTGCCGACGGGTGAATGGTCAGCTGATACACTGATAGCCGCTTCAGGAAAATTCGGTCAGCATATTGGCCATATTCAAGTAGATATCGATCGTTTGACAAATCAAGTGGTTCATATGGAAGCGGAAGTATTTTCTACGCAGACGATGGAGAGGACGGATACAGATGTAAAAGAAATTAATTCCTATTTCACGGCAGGAGAAAAAGCACTCCATGTACCCGTTTTTTATAATCCATCTCCACTGACTCAGCGATTAACGGATGATAGCCCATTATCCTCGTTATTCGGGCGTGCGTTACTTGCATATACTCATGCTGACTGCGCGCTTTTCAATGCTGGGATTTTCCTCGGAAGTTTAGAGGAAGGGTGGGTGACAAAAGGGAATTTACATTCTTTATTGCCTCATCCTATCAATCCGTGCATTGTACAATTAGACGGAGCAGAATTAGTAGAGGTTTATGAGCAATCACTTGATCCGAAATGGACAGAACTTGAAATTAGAGGCCTTGGTTTTCGTGGAACTTTCATGGGGAGCATGATTCATGAACATTTATTCCGTAATCAAGCAGGACAATTATTTGCGGGAAATCGCTTAGTGATACCCGGGGAAACCTACGCGCTAGCTACGTTAGACATGTTTACATTCGGTTATTTTTTCCCTTTGCTTAAAGACGCTCCAAAAGACTATATTATGCCGGAACTGATCCGTGATGTGCTTGGCTGGTATGGCAAGAAATATTTCAATGAATAA
- the sufD gene encoding Fe-S cluster assembly protein SufD, giving the protein MTVETTLALTEQDVRSYSANVEEAAWMADFRANALAKAEVLAMPKPDKTKITNWNFTEFPSHTVESSIYATLTELPTEAITLIDEEHQENIYVQHNNTPAFTSLSEDLHEQGVILKDIFTASREHSELVQKYLMTDGVKVDEHKLTALHAAMINGGVFIYVPKNVVIEDPLQVLFIHDNEEASLFNHVLIVAEENSSVTYVENYLSTMEHGVGQANIVSEVFAHDNAKVVYGAVDVLAEGLTTYVNRRGIAGPHARIEWALGLMNDSNTISENITHLVGNGSSSDMKTVVVGRGSQKQNFTSEIVHWGLDTDAFILKHGVMKESSSAIFNGIGRIAKGATRSNAVQESRILMLSERGRGDANPILLIDEDDVTAGHAASVGRVDPMQMYYIMSRGISKEEAERLIIHGFLAPVVSKLPIEGVRKQLTEVIERKVR; this is encoded by the coding sequence ATGACGGTTGAAACAACATTGGCATTGACCGAACAAGACGTCCGCTCTTATTCCGCCAACGTGGAGGAAGCTGCTTGGATGGCAGATTTTCGTGCGAACGCTTTAGCGAAAGCAGAAGTACTTGCAATGCCGAAACCAGATAAAACAAAAATTACGAATTGGAATTTTACAGAATTCCCTTCACATACAGTAGAAAGTTCAATCTATGCTACACTGACGGAACTTCCGACAGAAGCGATCACATTGATTGATGAAGAGCATCAAGAAAATATTTACGTACAACATAATAATACGCCTGCTTTTACTTCATTATCAGAAGATCTGCACGAGCAAGGTGTCATCTTAAAAGATATTTTCACGGCTTCTCGCGAACATAGCGAGTTGGTGCAGAAATATTTGATGACAGATGGTGTGAAGGTGGATGAGCACAAGTTGACTGCTCTCCATGCAGCAATGATCAACGGTGGCGTATTTATCTATGTTCCGAAAAATGTTGTCATTGAAGATCCGTTGCAAGTGTTATTCATTCATGACAATGAAGAAGCTTCTTTATTCAACCACGTATTGATTGTGGCGGAAGAAAACAGCTCGGTCACATACGTTGAAAACTATCTTTCAACAATGGAGCATGGAGTAGGACAAGCGAATATCGTGTCTGAAGTCTTTGCACATGACAATGCAAAAGTAGTCTACGGTGCAGTAGATGTGTTAGCAGAAGGCTTGACGACTTATGTCAACCGTCGTGGAATTGCAGGTCCACATGCGCGCATCGAATGGGCACTCGGCCTAATGAATGATAGCAATACAATTTCAGAAAACATTACGCACTTAGTCGGTAACGGCTCATCAAGTGATATGAAAACAGTTGTCGTTGGACGTGGAAGCCAGAAGCAAAACTTCACTTCAGAGATCGTTCATTGGGGACTAGATACAGACGCTTTCATCTTGAAACACGGCGTCATGAAAGAATCTTCATCGGCGATCTTTAACGGAATTGGTCGAATCGCTAAAGGAGCGACTCGTTCAAATGCTGTTCAAGAGTCTCGCATTCTTATGTTAAGTGAAAGAGGACGCGGAGATGCGAATCCAATTTTGCTTATTGATGAAGATGATGTAACAGCAGGTCACGCAGCTTCAGTAGGTCGTGTAGATCCAATGCAGATGTACTACATAATGAGCCGTGGGATTTCAAAGGAAGAAGCAGAACGCCTCATTATTCATGGATTTTTAGCACCAGTGGTCAGCAAATTGCCGATCGAAGGAGTTAGAAAGCAATTGACGGAGGTAATTGAAAGGAAAGTGCGCTAA
- the sufB gene encoding Fe-S cluster assembly protein SufB, with the protein MAKQMPEIGDYKYGFHDKDVSVFRSERGLTREIVEEISSMKEEPQWMLDYRLKSLEIFYSKPMPQWGGDLNSLNFDEITYYVKPSEATERSWDEVPEEIKRTFDKLGIPEAEQKYLAGVSAQYESEVVYHNMKEELTELGIVFKDTDSALRENEELFKKYWGTVIPNSDNKFSALNSAVWSGGSFIYVPPGVKVETPLQAYFRINSENMGQFERTLIIVDEGASVHYVEGCTAPVYTTNSLHSAVVEIIIKKDAYCRYTTIQNWANNVYNLVTKRAVCEANATMEWIDGNIGSKLTMKYPAVILKGEGARGLTLSIALAGKGQHQDAGAKMMHLAPNTSSTIVSKSISQHGGKVTYRGVVHFGRKADGARANIECDTLIMDKQSTSDTIPYNEILNDNISLEHEAKVSKVSEEQLFYLMSRGIPELEATEMIVMGFIEPFTKELPMEYAVEMNRLIKFEMEGSIG; encoded by the coding sequence ATGGCGAAACAAATGCCTGAAATTGGCGATTATAAATATGGTTTCCATGACAAAGACGTTTCTGTATTCCGTTCAGAACGTGGACTGACACGTGAGATAGTGGAAGAAATTTCTAGCATGAAAGAAGAACCACAATGGATGTTAGATTACCGTTTGAAGTCACTGGAGATTTTCTACAGCAAGCCAATGCCACAATGGGGCGGAGACTTGAATTCCTTGAATTTTGATGAGATCACATATTACGTGAAACCATCAGAAGCAACAGAACGTTCTTGGGATGAAGTACCTGAAGAAATCAAGCGTACATTTGACAAATTAGGTATTCCTGAAGCAGAACAAAAATACTTGGCAGGAGTATCTGCGCAGTATGAATCAGAAGTGGTATACCACAATATGAAAGAAGAGTTGACAGAACTAGGTATTGTCTTTAAAGATACAGATTCTGCTCTCCGTGAAAACGAAGAGCTATTTAAAAAATATTGGGGTACAGTGATTCCGAACTCGGATAACAAATTCTCAGCACTAAACTCTGCAGTGTGGTCTGGTGGATCGTTCATCTATGTGCCACCTGGCGTTAAAGTAGAAACGCCACTACAAGCATATTTCCGTATTAACTCGGAAAACATGGGACAATTCGAGCGTACACTAATCATCGTAGACGAAGGCGCAAGTGTTCACTACGTAGAAGGCTGTACAGCACCTGTTTATACAACGAATTCCCTACACAGTGCAGTTGTAGAAATTATCATTAAAAAAGACGCATATTGCCGTTACACAACAATCCAAAACTGGGCGAACAACGTCTATAACTTGGTGACAAAGCGTGCAGTATGTGAAGCGAATGCAACAATGGAATGGATCGACGGTAACATCGGTTCTAAGTTAACAATGAAATATCCAGCGGTCATCTTGAAAGGTGAAGGTGCACGTGGCTTGACACTTTCCATTGCTTTAGCTGGGAAAGGTCAACACCAAGACGCAGGTGCGAAAATGATGCACTTAGCGCCAAACACATCTTCAACGATTGTATCCAAATCCATTTCACAACACGGTGGTAAAGTAACGTATCGCGGAGTAGTCCACTTCGGACGTAAAGCGGACGGTGCGCGTGCCAACATTGAGTGTGATACGTTGATCATGGATAAGCAATCGACTTCTGATACGATTCCGTACAATGAAATCTTGAACGACAATATTTCATTGGAGCACGAAGCGAAAGTGTCTAAAGTTTCAGAAGAGCAGCTTTTCTACTTGATGAGCCGCGGAATTCCTGAACTAGAAGCGACTGAAATGATTGTTATGGGCTTCATTGAGCCATTTACAAAAGAATTGCCAATGGAATACGCAGTAGAAATGAACCGCTTGATTAAATTCGAGATGGAAGGTTCAATCGGTTAA
- the sufU gene encoding Fe-S cluster assembly sulfur transfer protein SufU yields MSTNKLDQLYRSVIMDHYKNPKNKGILESGNITIDMNNPTCGDVIHLTMNVEDNVIKEAKFEGEGCSISMASASMMTQMIKGKKTEDAIKLAHTFSDMMLGKDLDDSVELDDLEALSGVAQFPARIKCATLSWKAMEKGVSGESQ; encoded by the coding sequence ATGTCTACTAATAAACTCGACCAACTCTACCGATCAGTCATTATGGATCATTATAAAAATCCAAAGAACAAAGGGATTCTTGAAAGTGGAAATATCACGATTGATATGAATAACCCTACTTGCGGTGATGTGATCCATTTGACGATGAACGTCGAAGACAATGTGATTAAAGAAGCGAAGTTTGAAGGAGAAGGATGTTCTATTTCTATGGCGTCCGCTTCGATGATGACGCAAATGATTAAAGGCAAAAAGACAGAAGATGCAATAAAATTAGCTCATACGTTTTCAGATATGATGTTAGGCAAAGATTTGGATGATTCGGTTGAACTCGATGACTTAGAAGCATTGTCGGGTGTCGCGCAATTCCCTGCCCGCATTAAATGTGCTACATTGAGCTGGAAAGCGATGGAAAAGGGAGTCTCTGGTGAGTCGCAGTGA
- the yunB gene encoding sporulation protein YunB gives MRFYTNQQRPRKNRQAKSILRILVPTIVVAVAFFFYSVNKQLTPIYTQYAEVQTQKIASHVISQAIQSRSSSVYDVNDIIINVPDDSKDIVTTKFNADIIGQVMAEIHQLVEDHLERAEGGELDMLPPLGDLEYNPDMTAKGQGIVFFVPLGQATNIPLIGNLGPKIPIRFHVVGDVHATVDTKITEFGINNAHVEINVIVQVNVQIIVPLATSKSVVEQKIPVAIGLIRGKVPQIYSKGEQLPAQIEVPLQDLE, from the coding sequence ATGCGGTTTTATACAAATCAGCAACGACCAAGAAAAAATCGTCAGGCGAAAAGCATCCTGCGTATTCTTGTCCCGACTATTGTTGTGGCAGTGGCCTTTTTCTTTTATTCAGTTAATAAACAACTAACCCCTATATATACTCAATATGCAGAAGTACAAACGCAAAAAATAGCGAGTCACGTTATTAGTCAGGCTATTCAATCGCGCTCATCGAGTGTCTATGACGTCAACGATATTATCATCAATGTACCGGATGATTCGAAAGATATTGTGACGACGAAATTCAATGCCGATATTATTGGTCAAGTGATGGCAGAGATTCATCAGTTGGTAGAAGATCACCTCGAACGTGCAGAGGGTGGGGAACTCGATATGCTGCCTCCACTCGGAGATTTAGAATACAATCCTGATATGACTGCAAAAGGACAAGGAATTGTCTTCTTCGTACCACTCGGGCAAGCGACGAATATTCCGTTGATTGGTAACTTGGGACCGAAAATACCTATTCGCTTTCACGTTGTCGGTGATGTCCATGCGACGGTAGATACGAAAATAACTGAATTTGGTATTAACAATGCACATGTAGAAATCAATGTAATTGTCCAAGTGAATGTACAGATTATCGTGCCTCTCGCGACAAGTAAAAGTGTAGTGGAACAAAAAATTCCTGTTGCGATTGGTTTAATCAGAGGGAAAGTACCACAAATTTATTCGAAAGGAGAGCAGTTGCCGGCACAGATAGAAGTACCTCTGCAAGATCTAGAATAA
- a CDS encoding sulfite exporter TauE/SafE family protein — translation MVFVILALIGLVSGVIGSIAGLGGGTILVPVTLFVGLNLGMIPDITPQSVVGLSVIMMIANGLGSTVSYMKVKTIDYRSAFLFFVASIPGIIFGAWINKSVSLQSFNLYFGILLIVLSTLLLTRKYLKPIKWFVNNGKKIEFIDPQGQKHVYGYPIWFAIVLSLFIGFTSGLFGIGGGTMVVPAMILLFLFPPHVAVATSMLMVFLSAVVNSISHISLGHVPWLYTIAVVPGAYIGGMLGAYLNGKMKSDTLVLVIRIILLVFGLRSIYEGIWG, via the coding sequence ATGGTATTTGTAATACTTGCTCTTATCGGGTTAGTGTCAGGTGTCATCGGTTCGATTGCGGGTCTCGGTGGTGGAACTATTTTAGTCCCTGTCACATTGTTTGTAGGATTGAATCTTGGAATGATTCCTGATATTACCCCGCAAAGTGTGGTAGGCTTATCGGTTATTATGATGATTGCTAATGGACTCGGTTCCACCGTTTCTTATATGAAAGTAAAAACAATTGACTATCGAAGTGCCTTTCTATTTTTTGTTGCTAGTATACCAGGAATTATTTTCGGTGCATGGATTAATAAAAGTGTGAGTTTGCAATCATTTAATCTATACTTTGGTATTTTATTAATCGTTTTGTCTACACTATTACTAACAAGAAAATATTTGAAACCTATTAAATGGTTTGTGAATAATGGAAAGAAAATTGAATTTATCGATCCACAAGGACAGAAGCATGTATATGGCTATCCTATTTGGTTCGCTATTGTTTTGTCTTTGTTTATCGGCTTTACTTCAGGGTTATTCGGAATTGGCGGAGGGACGATGGTAGTGCCGGCAATGATTTTATTATTCTTATTCCCGCCGCATGTAGCAGTCGCGACATCCATGTTAATGGTATTTCTGTCTGCTGTAGTAAACTCTATATCGCATATTTCACTTGGTCATGTACCGTGGCTATATACAATCGCAGTCGTACCTGGCGCATATATTGGTGGAATGTTAGGAGCTTATTTAAACGGCAAAATGAAATCAGATACACTAGTTTTAGTCATACGCATCATTTTACTCGTCTTTGGACTACGTTCCATTTATGAGGGGATTTGGGGTTGA
- a CDS encoding cysteine desulfurase, whose product MLSKDIRNHFPILDQEINGHPLVYLDSAATSQKPVQVIEALDHYYRLDNSNVHRGVHTLGNRATDSYEGAREKVRKFINAKSTQEIIFMRGTTTALNTVAQGYGRANVAEGDEIVITHMEHHSNIIPWQQLAKEKGAVLKYIDLEEDGTLSLEKVRETITDRTKIVSIMYVSNVLGTMNPIEEITKIAHEHGAIMCVDAAQAAPHLKLDVQKLDCDFLAFSGHKMCGPTGIGVLYGKKDLLNAMEPVEFGGEMIDFVGLYESTWKELPWKFEGGTPIIAGAVGLGAAIDFLEEIGLDAIEQHEHELAGYAMEKMSEIDGLTIYGPADPKKRAGLVTFNLHDVHPHDVATVLDMNGIAVRAGHHCAQPLMKWLECSATARASFYLYNTTDDVDRLVEGLRTTKEYFNDVY is encoded by the coding sequence ATGCTTAGTAAAGACATCCGCAATCATTTCCCTATATTAGACCAAGAAATCAATGGTCATCCGCTCGTGTACTTGGATAGTGCCGCGACATCGCAAAAACCTGTCCAAGTGATTGAAGCGCTAGATCACTATTATCGCTTAGATAACTCTAACGTTCACCGTGGCGTGCACACGCTCGGTAATCGTGCGACAGATAGTTATGAGGGCGCACGTGAAAAAGTTCGTAAATTTATCAATGCTAAATCCACACAAGAAATTATTTTCATGCGTGGTACAACAACTGCATTAAATACAGTCGCTCAAGGCTATGGTCGTGCCAACGTTGCGGAAGGTGACGAAATTGTCATCACGCATATGGAACATCACTCCAATATCATTCCGTGGCAACAGCTGGCTAAAGAAAAGGGCGCTGTATTAAAATATATTGATTTAGAAGAAGACGGCACATTGTCGCTTGAAAAAGTACGTGAAACGATTACAGATCGTACGAAAATTGTTTCGATTATGTATGTCTCTAACGTACTAGGCACGATGAACCCGATCGAAGAAATCACAAAAATTGCCCATGAACATGGTGCGATTATGTGTGTAGATGCTGCACAAGCGGCACCTCACTTAAAGCTGGATGTACAGAAACTAGATTGCGATTTCCTTGCATTTTCCGGACATAAAATGTGTGGTCCAACCGGTATCGGTGTCCTCTACGGTAAGAAAGACTTGCTCAATGCAATGGAACCTGTGGAATTCGGCGGCGAAATGATCGATTTTGTCGGTTTGTATGAGTCTACATGGAAGGAACTGCCTTGGAAGTTTGAAGGCGGGACACCTATTATTGCAGGAGCGGTCGGCCTTGGTGCAGCAATTGATTTCTTAGAAGAAATAGGTCTAGATGCAATCGAACAGCATGAACATGAGTTGGCAGGCTATGCGATGGAAAAAATGTCTGAAATCGATGGTTTGACTATTTATGGTCCAGCTGATCCGAAGAAACGTGCAGGGCTAGTTACATTTAACTTACATGATGTTCACCCGCACGATGTCGCGACTGTATTGGATATGAATGGAATTGCGGTACGCGCAGGTCATCATTGTGCGCAGCCATTGATGAAATGGTTGGAGTGTTCCGCGACTGCCCGTGCAAGCTTTTATTTATACAACACCACGGATGACGTAGACCGCCTCGTGGAAGGACTTCGCACAACAAAGGAGTATTTTAACGATGTCTACTAA
- a CDS encoding glutaredoxin domain-containing protein, with product MTAKATVYVSSTCPYCTMMTNHLDELHIPYETINVTTDPAAGQRLVETTGQMGVPQTQLNGKWILGFDPAGVQAALDA from the coding sequence ATGACTGCTAAAGCAACTGTTTATGTTTCATCCACATGTCCGTACTGCACAATGATGACGAATCATTTAGACGAGCTTCATATACCTTATGAAACAATTAATGTAACAACAGATCCAGCCGCAGGACAACGCCTAGTAGAAACGACGGGACAGATGGGTGTTCCGCAAACACAGCTAAACGGTAAATGGATTCTTGGCTTTGATCCTGCAGGCGTACAAGCCGCATTAGACGCATGA